In a genomic window of Scheffersomyces stipitis CBS 6054 chromosome 4, complete sequence:
- a CDS encoding predicted protein (go_function protein kinase activity; ATP binding~go_process protein amino acid phosphorylation): MSNPGPPLFNVPNTKRTGTKLPTLLIPSSRKPPPIDFSKVSGSYSYTPETVSPLPNTSVDPATKKIEELTPDDWRYLANNKKIVEISKLGEGNGGSVSKCRLKGNSKVFALKLINADPNPDVQKQIIRELQYNRLCNCPYIVQYYGTFMVEAQSMIGIAMEYMGGKSLDSIYKRVIELDPTNRINEKVMGKISESILRGLNYLHQNRIIHRDIKPSNILLDSQGNIKLCDFGVSGEVVNSLATTFVGTQYYMAPERIRGQPYSVTSDVWSLGLTLLEVATGKIPFDNGSDLATLGPIELLTLILEYEPKLQDLPEDDIYWSESFKNFISYCLKKNSNERPSPRQLLNHPWSVGQSTIKVRMDKFVRKLWGDPEEE; encoded by the exons ATGTCTAACCCCGGCCCACCACTCTTCAATGTGCCCAACACCAAACGCACAGGCACCAAGTTGCCGACACTTCTCATCCCGTCTTCA AGGAAGCCTCCACCAATTGACTTTCTGAAAGTCAGTGGCTCTTACTCGTACACACCCGAAACGGTATCTCCGCTTCCCAAC AC TTCCGTAGATCCGGCTACTAAGAAGATCGAGGAGTTGACTCCAGACGACTGGAGATACTTGGCtaacaacaagaagatagTAGAAATCAGCAAGCTAGGAGAAGGTAATGGAGGCAGCGTCTCCAAATGTAGATTGAAGGGAAATTCTAAGGTGTTTGCCTTGAAGCTCATCAATGCTGACCCCAACCCAGATGtccagaaacagatcaTCCGTGAATTGCAATACAATCGGCTCTGTAATTGTCCATACATTGTACAGTACTATGGCACGTTCATGGTGGAAGCCCAGTCTATGATTGGTATCGCTATGGAGTACATGGGAGGTAAGTCGCTTGACTCGATCTACAAGCGGGTGATCGAATTGGATCCCACCAATCGCATCAACGAGAAGGTCATGGGCAAGATTTCTGAATCGATTCTACGTGGTTTAAATTATTTACACCAAAACAGAATCATCCATCGTGACATTAAACCTTCCAACATCTTGTTAGATTCCCAGGGAAACATCAAACTCTGTGACTTTGGTGTATCTGGTGAAGTCGTCAACTCATTGGCTACAACATTTGTGGGAACTCAGTACTACATGGCACCTGAAAGAATCAGAGGCCAGCCCTACTCTGTGACTTCAGATGTGTGGTCATTAGGACTCACGTTGTTGGAGGTTGCTACTGGTAAGATTCCGTTCGACAATGGGTCAGATTTGGCTACGTTGGGCCCGATAGAGCTCTTGAcattgatcttggaatACGAGCCTAAACTCCAAGACTTGCCGGAAGATGACATATACTGGAGCGAGTCGTTTAAGAACTTTATCTCATACTGTCTCAAAAAGAATAGCAATGAAAGACCCAGTCCTCGACAATTGTTAAACCATCCATGGAGTGTGGGTCAGCTGACAATCAAAGTGAGAATGGACAAGTTTGTACGAAAGTTGTGGGGAGATCCTGAGGAAGAgtaa
- a CDS encoding predicted protein: protein MPVPFEGLLPYAIMTAFFGVAGHGVGFIRYWDNGWKKDRFDLDSWDERMMNRDFLLTGVKRGQSHEPVAPESFKTADVKLQKYYSAYNDQYFSFRERLYRGYVTGNWDFS, encoded by the coding sequence ATGCCTGTGCCATTCGAAGGGTTGTTGCCCTATGCTATTATGACCGCTTTCTTTGGAGTAGCTGGTCACGGTGTCGGTTTCATCAGATACTGGGACAACGGCTGGAAGAAGGACAGATTCGATTTGGATTCCTGGGACGAAAGAATGATGAATAGAGACTTCTTGCTAACAGGAGTCAAAAGGGGCCAGAGCCATGAGCCGGTGGCTCCAGAATCATTCAAGACGGCCGATGTGAAGTTGCAGAAGTACTACTCTGCCTACAACGACCAATACTTCTCGTTCAGAGAGAGATTGTACAGAGGTTATGTCACCGGAAACTGGGACTTTTCCTAG